The Gemmatimonadaceae bacterium nucleotide sequence CCGCGTCATCCACCTCGACCGAACAGCGTCGGCCCGCATTCACCGAGGTGAACGCGGCCAGCTCGGCGTCCATGCCGGTGGTGTCGGCCGCGCGGATCCGGGAATCCGGCGCGCTCCGGGCGCGGGTGGTGGCGATGGTGCGCGCCGAGCCCGGGACCACCAGCACCGAGCAGCTCGCGTGCCGGATCAGCGAAGCCGCGACGCTGCCGAGGATCATGCGGCGGATGAAGCCGTAGCCATGGGTGGCGGAGGCGATCAGGTCCGCACGCTGCTCCTCGGCGAACGCCAGCAGCGCATCGGTGGCGGTGCCGGTGAGCACCACGCTCTCGAACTGGACGCGGCCCTGCGCGAGGATGTCGCGCATCTGGCGGAACCCCGCATCCGCCTGCTCACGATACTGCGCGGCACGCTCCTGCAGGTAGGGCACGGAGGTGTCGAACGCCGGTGCGACATGCAGCAGCCAGACGTGCGCATCCGGCGCCGCGACCGAGAGCGCCACCTGGGCCGCATACAGGCTGAACGGGCTGAAGTCGGTGGCGATGACCACCCGGCGTGGCGGTGAGGTGAGCGTCGGCGCCACCGCCAGGATCGGCGCATCGCCGAGCTGCAGCATGCGCAACACCGGCTCACCGCCGAGCATGCGGTCCAGCCCGTGGTGCCGCCCGCGCCCGACGATCACGAGGCGAGCCTGCACCGACGCAGCGGTCTCGGCGACCGTGCGGGCCGGCTCGCCCAGCTTCACCAGCACCTGGGTCCCGTGGACGCCGTGCAGCACGCGCGTCAGTTGCTCGCGCACCGCCGCGAGGCGCGTGTCGAGGGCCTCCTCGGGAGGCGCCATCGAGACGACCATGCCGTCGACGCCGTAGATCGGCACCGCGGCCGGTTCCACCACGCTGAGTGCCACGAGGATGGCATTGGCGCGCGACGCGATCGACGCGGCC carries:
- a CDS encoding universal stress protein, which encodes MSTTTTLATPAGVFVLEPTVLPDGPVLVATDTGTESDGALPLAASIASRANAILVALSVVEPAAVPIYGVDGMVVSMAPPEEALDTRLAAVREQLTRVLHGVHGTQVLVKLGEPARTVAETAASVQARLVIVGRGRHHGLDRMLGGEPVLRMLQLGDAPILAVAPTLTSPPRRVVIATDFSPFSLYAAQVALSVAAPDAHVWLLHVAPAFDTSVPYLQERAAQYREQADAGFRQMRDILAQGRVQFESVVLTGTATDALLAFAEEQRADLIASATHGYGFIRRMILGSVAASLIRHASCSVLVVPGSARTIATTRARSAPDSRIRAADTTGMDAELAAFTSVNAGRRCSVEVDDAELGAQMLGHELVLVGGTFDRHSGIVSLMFGASAARGLHMTHNIAGVTHMDVQSNAGGVDQVLRLQHSGGQTLVTLT